The sequence GGAAGCGCAAAACTGGATTATTACCGCAGAGGAGGCGACTCTCTTCAAGGCCGGTATCATTATCTCAGACTTCACCCTCTTTCGACTGCAGAGTTATCCGTCAAATCACAAAATGATTTTGTAAATCTCATGACCCTCGGCGGATTTCCCGAGCCATTTTTTGTCGGAACCGAGGTTGATGCAAAACGATGGTCGCGTGAATATCGAAGCCGCCTTATACAAGATGATCTGGCAAGTTTGGAACGCATACACGATGTCGGCAATCTGGAATTATTACTCATTCACCTGCCCGAACTCGTTGGCTCGCCGCTTTCGATCAACGCACTTCGCGAAGATTTGCACGTGAGTTTCAAGACTGTTGCCAATTGGTTGGAAATCCTTGAGCGCCTTTACGCGATTTTTAGACTTTCTCCATTTGGTGCCGCAAAAATTCGGGCCGTGAAAAAGGAACAAAAACATTATCACTTCGATTGGACCCTGATTAGGGATAATGGCGTCAAATTCGAAAACCTCGTCGCCTGTCACCTGATAAAATGGGTTCATTTTCGTGAAGACACGCGCGGTGACGATATTGAACTTCGATATTTTCGTGACATTGACGGCAGGGAAGTTGATTTTGTTATCGTTGAAAATAAAAAACCGGTTCTGGCAATCGAATGTAAATATGATGATGTCTCTTTGCACCGCGGCTTGATATATTTTAAGGAACGATTTCCTAAATGTTCCTGTTGGCAGATATCGGCGGTGGGAAATAAAGACTATGTCAACGATTTGGGAATTCGCGTCTGTCCGGCGATAAAATTTTTGCCGGATTTGGTGTGAATTGGAGGATATGATGGCAAAATTCAATACGAAAGCAGTTCATGTGGGGCAGAAACCGGACAAAGAAACGGGTGCTGTCATCTCACCGATTTATCAAACAACAACGTACCAACAATCAGCGCCGGGGGAACACAAAGGATTTGATTATACCCGTGCGGATAATCCCAATTTTAGAAATTTGGAAGCAGTGTTGGCCGCTTTGGAAGAGGCAAAATATGCAACCGTTTTTTCTTCGGGACTTGGCGCGGCGTTGGCGGTTTTAAATTTGTTGGAAGCGGGAGATCATGTTGTTGCGGGCAATGATTTATATGGTGGAAGTTATCGCCTCTTCAAAAAATGGGGGGAAAGATTTGGTCTGAGTTTTACTTTTGTAGATAGTACCAATGCGAACGCATTTCAAAAAGCTGTTTCACAAAAAACAAAACTAATTTGGATGGAGTCGCCGACCAATCCATTGCTCCGTTTAAGCGACATCGCCGCTATTTCAAAAATGGCAAAAGCAAAAAAGATTTTGACGGTGGTGGATAATACTTTTGCCTCCCCCTATTTTCAAAAACCGCTGAATCTGGGAGCCGATCTTGTTTTGCACAGCACCACAAAATATATCGGCGGGCATTCCGATGTGATTGGGGGTGTTGTTGCAACCAATCGGGAGGATTTGCAGGAGATGCTTCATTTCAGAAGGATGGCGTTGGGTGTGAATCCTTCGCCATTTGATTGTTGGCTTACGCAACGCGGAGTGAAGACGCTGGGAATTCGGATGGAACAACATCAGAAAAACGCAAAAGCCGTTGCCGCTTTTTTAAAAAAACACCCCCTTTGCAAAAAAGTTTATTATCCCGGTTTTGGCGGGATGGTCTCTGCTGAATTTAAATTATCGAATGCCGAAACAAAAAAACTAATCAGCCGTTTTGAACTTTTTACTTTGGCGGAAAGTTTAGGCGGAGTGGAATCTCTGGTTTGCCACCCCGCAACCATGACCCACGCATCCATTCCCGCTGAAGAACGCGCCAAAAGCGGATTAACAGATGGCTTAGTCAGGTTTTCCGTGGGCATAGAAGACAGCGAAGATTTAATTGACGATTTAGAAAAAGCTTTGAGTCAATTATAAACGAAAATTTTTACTTCGTCGTGCCAGAGTTGGACTAATTCGTGAATGCGTGGAGAGATATTCGGTGAGAAACTTTTTTTATTCATGACATGAAGCAATTCATCCAAAGCGGCGCGGGTTTCTTCCACCGTGAGCGGTTTTTCCCCTCTGGCCATCAACATATCGCGATATTTTAAGGTTGTTTTGACAAGGAGTGTGAAAATCGGTTTCGATTCCTCGGGCGAAACCCCATATTGCTTCGCCAGCCGTTCAAATAAATCCTCTATTTCTTTGGTTTCCACCTCGTAAGGGTACCTTTTTTAAGAAGGGGTGGCAACCTTTTGAAAAAACTGTTAGACATAGGGCCATGGCACTTCATATTGGAGAGGCAACTTCCATTACTTTTAAAACAATGCCGTATATTTTTCTGCGGCTTTTGGTTTACTCCATTTTTGGTATTTGTTTTTCTCTTTATTGGGTTGCCGTTTATTTTGTGGGTGCGTTGGTAGCGCCTCTCCATCAATATGCTCAAGCCGGCGTTTGGATTTTGGCTCTTCTTATCTCATTTCCCATTGTCAAATTGGTGCGGGAATATTTTCTTTACGTTTTGAAAGCAGGGCACGTGGCGGTGATGGCGGAGCTCGTAACAAAAGGATCTCTTCCGGAAGGTGTGAGTCAACTGGTGTGGGGAAAAGAGAAGGTTCAAAAAACATTCAAAGAGGTTT comes from Deltaproteobacteria bacterium and encodes:
- a CDS encoding PLP-dependent transferase, producing the protein MMAKFNTKAVHVGQKPDKETGAVISPIYQTTTYQQSAPGEHKGFDYTRADNPNFRNLEAVLAALEEAKYATVFSSGLGAALAVLNLLEAGDHVVAGNDLYGGSYRLFKKWGERFGLSFTFVDSTNANAFQKAVSQKTKLIWMESPTNPLLRLSDIAAISKMAKAKKILTVVDNTFASPYFQKPLNLGADLVLHSTTKYIGGHSDVIGGVVATNREDLQEMLHFRRMALGVNPSPFDCWLTQRGVKTLGIRMEQHQKNAKAVAAFLKKHPLCKKVYYPGFGGMVSAEFKLSNAETKKLISRFELFTLAESLGGVESLVCHPATMTHASIPAEERAKSGLTDGLVRFSVGIEDSEDLIDDLEKALSQL
- a CDS encoding ATP-binding protein; protein product: MVFMGGPRQVGKTTLALRFTRNKTGYLNWDIDEHRELILKRELPNSPIWIFDEIHKYRSWRNYLKGLYDKNKGQREMLVTGSAKLDYYRRGGDSLQGRYHYLRLHPLSTAELSVKSQNDFVNLMTLGGFPEPFFVGTEVDAKRWSREYRSRLIQDDLASLERIHDVGNLELLLIHLPELVGSPLSINALREDLHVSFKTVANWLEILERLYAIFRLSPFGAAKIRAVKKEQKHYHFDWTLIRDNGVKFENLVACHLIKWVHFREDTRGDDIELRYFRDIDGREVDFVIVENKKPVLAIECKYDDVSLHRGLIYFKERFPKCSCWQISAVGNKDYVNDLGIRVCPAIKFLPDLV